The Nitrospirota bacterium genome includes the window TCATGCTGCCCGAGATTTCAAAAGAGGAGGCCTTTGTTTATGCCGAAAGGGTTCGGGAATTAATCTCCACTCATCCTTTTGCCAACAGGGAGAAACAACCACTGGGTATTGTTTCGATCAGCGGTGGTGTAGCAAGCTTTCCTGCTGACGGCAGATCAATTCATGAGGTGATTCAGTTGGCGGATGCGGCCCTCTATCAGGCGAAAAGGGAAGGGAGAAACCGTGTTTTTATGCACAAACCCTTTCTGTTTTCAGATGATATCTCAGAAGATTGATAGTGCGCCCAGATTGGTGCCTGTCAAATTGAACTCCGTTCATTACCGTATTTTTGACATGCATTAATGGGTATGGCCGAAACGCTGAAGGCGGTACCTGATAATCTCTTCAACCATTGCATCCACAGTAGCGGTTTCAGGCATAATATCCACTTTCAGTCCCGCCTTCTCAATAGCCCTTGCAGTAACAGGACCTATTGCGGCAATTGTGACATCTTTCAGCAGATCACCTGCCTCATCACCCATCATCTCGCGGAAATTGGTAAATGTGGCTTCAGAAGTGAATGTTACTATGGTAATCTTTCCTTCCCTGAGGAACCGTTTCAACCGCTTGCCTTGACTGCCGGGTTTAATTGCCCTGTAAGTGAAAGGAACGTCTATCTCTCCACCGGACTTTCTTACTTTCTCGGGAAAGACCTCCCTTGCCGCTGCAGCACGCGGCAGCAGTATTTTCAGGCCCCTGAAAGCATCAGGTCCGCCAAATGCCTTGATAAGTCCCTCTGCCCTGAAGCTGTCAGGAATAAGGTCAACCCTGAGTCCGTATCTTCCGACCGCATCTGCTGTTTTTGAGCCAATAGCGCATATTTTGATCCCAAAAAGGTCTCTCACATCCATGTTGAGCTCAAAAAACCTCTGGAAAAAGAATCTCACCCCGATTGCACTGGTAAAGACAAGCCATTTATAGGTGCTGACCTTACTGATTGCAGCATCAAGCTCTTTCCATGACTCCGGTGGTACCACCTTGATAGTGGGGAATACCGTCACCTCGGCCCCAAGCCTTTCAAGTGGTTCAAACCCCTCTGAATGCTCCCGTGTAACCAGTACCCTCTGACCAAAAAGCGGTTTCTTTTCAAACCAGTTGAGTTTATCCCTCAGTTTCACAACATCTCCCACGACTATCACAGCCGGGGGCCTTATCTCGCTGCTCTTTATCGCCTCGGGGATATCTCTGATAGTTGAGACAATGGTTCTCTGCTCCGACCTTGTCCCCCAGCGTATTACTGCCACAGGCGTATTCGGGTCCTTTCCATTCTCAATAAGTTTCTCCGAGACGTCCTCAATGTTCTTTATCGCCATCAGAAAGACGATAGTTCCATTGCCCCGTGCAAGGGCTGCCCAATCAATACTGCTCTCCTTTTTTGTTGATGCCTCATTGCCGGGGACTACAACAAACGAGGAGGCGTAATCCCTGTGTGTCAGGGGAATTCCGGCATAGGCCGGTGCGGCAATAGCTGAACTGATACCAGGGACAACCTCAAACTCTATCCCTGCCTCTGTAAGGACTTCAGCCTCTTCGCCTCCCCGGCCAAAGACAAAGGGGTCGCCACCCTTCAGCCTGCATA containing:
- the cobA gene encoding uroporphyrinogen-III C-methyltransferase produces the protein MKVTKGKVSLVGAGPGDIGLLTIKGLKCLQRADVVVYDFHLNVQILDYIKGGAELIYAGKRGGRHDMTQDEINSVLVRKALGGKDVCRLKGGDPFVFGRGGEEAEVLTEAGIEFEVVPGISSAIAAPAYAGIPLTHRDYASSFVVVPGNEASTKKESSIDWAALARGNGTIVFLMAIKNIEDVSEKLIENGKDPNTPVAVIRWGTRSEQRTIVSTIRDIPEAIKSSEIRPPAVIVVGDVVKLRDKLNWFEKKPLFGQRVLVTREHSEGFEPLERLGAEVTVFPTIKVVPPESWKELDAAISKVSTYKWLVFTSAIGVRFFFQRFFELNMDVRDLFGIKICAIGSKTADAVGRYGLRVDLIPDSFRAEGLIKAFGGPDAFRGLKILLPRAAAAREVFPEKVRKSGGEIDVPFTYRAIKPGSQGKRLKRFLREGKITIVTFTSEATFTNFREMMGDEAGDLLKDVTIAAIGPVTARAIEKAGLKVDIMPETATVDAMVEEIIRYRLQRFGHTH